The genomic interval GATCACCGTGACGTCCAATGCGGCCAACACGGCCGACGCGTTTGTCACCCGCCTGAACCCCGACGGGTCCACCGATACCAACTTCGGCTCAGGTGGCCTGGTCAAACCAGACTTCAATGGCGTCTGGGAGGCGGCCAACGCTGTCACGGTGCAGAGTGACGGGAAAATCCTCGTGGCGGCCAGCGGGGGCAACACCAACACCGTCATGCTGTACCGGCTGACCGGTGCCGGTGCCGTCGACACCACCTTCGGGACTGCCGGGAAGGTGTCCGCCGCGCAGGGGGGCGCCGACGTGTACGCCATGGTGGTGCAACCTGACGGGAAGATCGTCACGGCTGGCAACCAGCTCGCGCGCTTCACTGCGGCGGGGCAGCCGGACGCCACATTCGGGACGGGCGGCTTCACCACCCTCTCGAGGGCGGCCACGGACGCGGTGCTGTTGAGTGACGGCCGCATCATGATCCTCGCTGGAGGCTTCCGGCGGTTCACCGCCGAAGGCGCCGTGGATGCCACGTTCGGCGGCGGTGGCTTCATGCGTGGGGGCGGGAATGCGGTCGCCGTCCAGCCGGACGACAAGGTCGTGGTGGCGGGATCGGCCCTGGTGAACAATCAAGACGATTTCTTCAGCATGCGCATCCTCCCCTGAGCCCGGATGGTGATTCCAATCGGCCCGCCTCCGACCAGGAGGCGGGCCGATCTTGACCCCTTAGATTGGGCGGCTGGTTCATCCTGACCGTACGCCCCGTCGCCACCGATTCCCCTGTCAGCGGTGGCGCGCTGCGGCTGTATCACCGCTTGCTCCTGAGCCGATGGGATGAACAGCACCAGCTCCACGGCCGCAATCTCGTCGTCCGTCACGAACCCCCGTCACGTCTGGCCACGCGGTGGGCGTCAAGGCGTCCGTTCCTGAACCGTTCCGCCTCTCCAAGCGTTCGAGGCCAAGGCTGCGGGAGCACATCGTCATGCTCATCCGGGTGACGCTCAATCATACCGGGCGCGAGCACTGCGGCTCCGGCACCAAGGGTGCCCTGACCGTGTCTGTTGAGGAAGCCAAGGGCTTGGCCCCGCACTGAAGATCAGGTGCGCCCACGCCTCCGGCCTGCCCTGCCTGAGCCCGGCGGCCATCAGGCTGGCGGTGCTGACGGCCGCCCCACCGGATAGTGCGCAGCTGGACGCACGCCGGCTGGGCCGCTGACTTTCAGCTGCAGCGCTCCAAGGCCAGCGGGAAACGCTCAACTGGGTCGTGTTCCGGCCCACTGTGTGGTGGGAGACGGGTCGCCAGATACGACCCCAGCGTTACGCAGGCACCGGTCCATCCGAGGCCACGAACACGCCTAGCGGTCATGGGATCAATTGGCAGCTCGTCGGACTTTATGAACATGGTGAGCCTGACCTGACCGGCAGTTTGCAGATGCAGCGGTGTTTCACGCGACGCCAGATGACGCTACCTCATCCTACATTCACGCTGAACTCAGACGTGAGCACAAGGCGGCCCCATAACCGTCTCACCTGAGTGTCGTTGATCCATATTCCCCACTCCTTCCATCTCCGTCCAGGTGGTGCCTGCCACCACCACAAGTGAGGTCGCTGCATGCACACACGTCCCCTCAAGGCCCGCACCCGGGTGGCTGGCCTTGGCCTAGCCCTCCTGCTCAGCGCGTCCACCGGCCCGGCCGCCGCGCAGACCAGCGTCGCGGCGGCCACCATTACCGCCACCCAGACGGTGCAGGTGACGGGGCAGGCCACCGTCACGACCACGCCAGCCGCCGCGCGGCAGGCGGCCCTCAACGACGCCATCCGCGCGGCCATCGAGCAGGTCCTCGGCGCGTACGTCAGCGCGTCCAGCACGCTGCGCAGCACCGAAGCGTTCGAGCAGTTGCAGCAGCGGCTGATCAAACGCGCCGACGGCTTCGGCCGGATCGTCCAGGTGCTCACTGAGCGGCAGGAGGGCAGCACGTACAGCGTGACCGTGCGGGTCGCGGTCGCCCGGCCCAGCCTGGAACAGGAACTCAAGGCGTTCCTCACCCAGAAGGGGGACCCCCGGATCCTGGTGGTCATTCCCGAGCAGGTCCTCCGGCGGGTCGTTCCGGACCCCGCAGCCGAGACCGAAGTGCAGCGCGCGCTGATCGCCGCGGGGTACCGCGTCGTTGATCTCTCCCAGAGCCAGCTGAACGCGGCCCGCGACGTCATCCGGGGCGGCGCGGTCGACCTGCAGGCGCGCCGCGAACTGGCCACGCGCTACCAGGCGGATCTGCTCGTCACGGGCGAGGCGTTCGCCGAGGAGTACGGCGCGGTCCTCAGCCAGCGGGCCTACACGGCGCGCCTCGAACTGAAAATCGTGGATCTCGCCACCGGGCAGG from Deinococcus radiotolerans carries:
- a CDS encoding flagellar assembly protein T N-terminal domain-containing protein, with the protein product MHTRPLKARTRVAGLGLALLLSASTGPAAAQTSVAAATITATQTVQVTGQATVTTTPAAARQAALNDAIRAAIEQVLGAYVSASSTLRSTEAFEQLQQRLIKRADGFGRIVQVLTERQEGSTYSVTVRVAVARPSLEQELKAFLTQKGDPRILVVIPEQVLRRVVPDPAAETEVQRALIAAGYRVVDLSQSQLNAARDVIRGGAVDLQARRELATRYQADLLVTGEAFAEEYGAVLSQRAYTARLELKIVDLATGQVIYSDAFTGAGTAATDAVAGKTALQNVARTATPSLPGALLGWLSGSGKAAGRTFTVRFLQVPTFRALNDSLALLRGSAGVQAALNRQFDAAGALAEVEYAGSPEELAQLLEDLGFTVTGLSAGELTVTYR